The genomic DNA GAGTTCATAAGCAATCTTTTTGCCGTGCGTCTCCACGGCAACCGGACGGTAATCTTCGGCTCTCATCCCTTCGGGGAGGGGAAAACTGTGCCAGCTCCAGTCGGACAGGGTATTGAAGGGGACGAAGGTCTGCAATCCGGTTATATCCATCCCGAAGGCAAACTTGCCGTTACCTACTTGTGCCGGACTTTTCAGAAGCGTCCCGGTCGTACACACGCGATGCCGCTTGACAACGGCCTCCCGGTCAATGGGCTCTCCCATAACAGACAAAGGTAAAAAGACCGACAGGCAAAAGAGGCTGACTAAACTTATCAGTTTTTTCATGGTAGTTATCCTTTTATATGTTTCTGTGGATAAAGATAAGAGATTGCCGCCAAGCCTCAGTTTACAGTTCTGACATTTTTCCTTCGATTTCTGGTAAATAATAGTTTACTTGTTACTTTTGGCTTGATCCAAAAGTAACCAAAAAATCAAGGCTTAACCGTCCGGTCTACTCCGGGCAAAGGGCAGGCAGCATCGGCCATCCTTGAGTACCAGAGAAGACCGGTCCTACTATATTATATATTGCCGGTCTTCTTCTTCCAAACCAGGAAGAAGGCTAAAACAACGATTGTTATGGCAAAGCCGATAATCTGTGAAATGCCGTTTTCCATGCCTAAGCCTTCAGGAGCGACAAAGATGTATGTCGAGCAGACAGCCGTCATAAACAAAGCCGGAATCAGCGTAACGATATAGGGCTTCTTCGAGATCACCAAGTAGACAGTCAATGCCCATAAGGTAAACACCGCGAGTGTCTGGTTACTCCAAGCAAAATAGCGCCAAATCATATCGAAACCATCCTTGTCTTTCTGGCTGTAAAGCAAAAGAGCGATAGCCACCAAGAACAAAGGAATGCAAATCATGAGCCGCTTGGAGACACTGCGCTGTTCAAGATGCAGAAAGTCCGCCACAATCAGGCGGGCCGAACGAAACGCCGTATCACCGGAGGTAATTGGGGCGGCGATCACACCTAAGACTGCCAATATACCACCTACCGTACCGAGCCATTCTTTCGTAATACTGTCGACGACAACGGCAGCATTGTTTTCACCCATACCATTGTTATGATAGAAATAAGTAGCAGCAGCAGCCCAGATCAACGCAACGATACCTTCCGTAATCATGGAGCCGAAGAAAATAGGACGTCCGTACTTCTCATTCTTGATGCAACGGGCCATCAACGGACTTTGTGTCGCGTGAAAACCGGAAATGGCACCGCAGGCAATGCTGACGAACATAATCGGGAAAATAGGCAGATGACCGGGATAGGTGTTCGGCATCCCGTCCGTGATTTCAGGCAACGGCGGATGATTGACGAACAACATCACCAGAATGCCGATCGCCATAAACAACAAAGCGGCAGCAAACAAAGGATAGATTTTCCCGATAATCTTATCGACCGGCAACAAGGTCGCCAGGATGTAATACAAGAACACGACAATGATCCAGAAAGTAGTATCCAGATGTTCCGGTGTCAGCTTTGCCAGCAAGCCGGCAGGCCCGGCCACAAACACGGAGCCGACCAGCACCATCAGGATTACCGTAAAACCACGCATGAACTGCTTGAAGTTCACGCCCAGGTAACGGCCGATAATCTCAGGCAAGCTCTCCCCGTTATGACGCAGGGACAACATCCCGGACAGGTAATCGTGTACTGAACCGGCAAAGATACTTCCCAACACGATCCACAGGAAAGAAGCGGTTCCGAACTTCGCTCCCATAATGGCGCCGAAGATCGGTCCCAGTCCGGCGATGTTCAGAAACTGGATCATAAAGACTTTCCAAGTTGGCATCGGAATATAATCCACGCCGTCCTGGTGCGTATAGGCAGGAGTCTGCCGTTTGGCATCTATGCCGAAAATACGTTCGATGAATTTACCGTAGATGAAATAACCTACGATGAGTGCAATAAGGCAACAAACAAAAGTAATCATAATCGGTAATTGAAAATGGAAAATTGAGAATTGAAAATTAGATTGATAAGGATACAACAAGGGAGAGAAAATGGAAAACTGAAAAGTAAAACAATTCTTCTTTATCTTTCAATTTTCCATTTCCAATCTTCAATTCAGAAGTTTTTTAACGACTTCCGAGATCATACGTCCTTCGGCTTTTCCGGCTAATGCCTTGGAGGCAATGCCCATTACCTTACCCATGTCCTTCGGACCGGTAGCCCCGACCTGTGCAATGATTGCCTTCAGCTCGACTTCCAGCTCTTCGGCAGACATCTGTTTCGGCAGGTACTTTTCGATAACGGCTACCTGTGCCAGTTCGACATCGGCCAAATCCTGACGTCCCTGCTGCACGTAGATAGCGGCGGAATCCTTACCCTGTTTGACGAGCTTTTGCATGATCTTCAATGCATCGGCATCTGTCAATGTATCGTTGGCTCCCGGAGCGGTCTTCGCTTCGAGGAAAAACTTCTTCACGTTTCTCAGTGTTTCAAGGGCGACTTTATCTTTCGCCTTCATTGCGTTTTTAATGT from Parabacteroides merdae ATCC 43184 includes the following:
- a CDS encoding carbon starvation CstA family protein; the encoded protein is MITFVCCLIALIVGYFIYGKFIERIFGIDAKRQTPAYTHQDGVDYIPMPTWKVFMIQFLNIAGLGPIFGAIMGAKFGTASFLWIVLGSIFAGSVHDYLSGMLSLRHNGESLPEIIGRYLGVNFKQFMRGFTVILMVLVGSVFVAGPAGLLAKLTPEHLDTTFWIIVVFLYYILATLLPVDKIIGKIYPLFAAALLFMAIGILVMLFVNHPPLPEITDGMPNTYPGHLPIFPIMFVSIACGAISGFHATQSPLMARCIKNEKYGRPIFFGSMITEGIVALIWAAAATYFYHNNGMGENNAAVVVDSITKEWLGTVGGILAVLGVIAAPITSGDTAFRSARLIVADFLHLEQRSVSKRLMICIPLFLVAIALLLYSQKDKDGFDMIWRYFAWSNQTLAVFTLWALTVYLVISKKPYIVTLIPALFMTAVCSTYIFVAPEGLGMENGISQIIGFAITIVVLAFFLVWKKKTGNI
- a CDS encoding GatB/YqeY domain-containing protein, whose protein sequence is MDLFERVSEDIKNAMKAKDKVALETLRNVKKFFLEAKTAPGANDTLTDADALKIMQKLVKQGKDSAAIYVQQGRQDLADVELAQVAVIEKYLPKQMSAEELEVELKAIIAQVGATGPKDMGKVMGIASKALAGKAEGRMISEVVKKLLN